A region of Leptotrichia massiliensis DNA encodes the following proteins:
- a CDS encoding MATE family efflux transporter, with the protein MDIAKKVKLENKMGTMPINKLIINMSLPLITSMFVQAFYNIVDSLFVARINEEALTAVSMSFPAQNLMISAGTGVGVGITALIARYLGAKDEKGVTRVVHNGIFLGILNSILFAIFGLFFAKFYFEFQKASGLIETYGIQYLSICSIFAFSIILEITFERMLIASGKTIYTMITQSTGAIINIIFDPIFIFGLLGFPKMGIIGAAVATIVGQTVAMLMALYFNIKKNHEVRFAIKKFAVHFKTIANIYEIGFPSIVMQSAASFMIFQLNNLLASFSTTATAVLGVYFKLQSFVVLPVFGLNNSVISIVSYNYGAGKIKRLLKAVKLANIYAFGIMFAGFVLCQTLPVPILKLFDASDNMLSIGIPALRIISFAFLIAPFSIVSSGTFQALGKGIFSLIVSLIRQLIVILPLSYLLAGIMGINGVWIAFPMAEIVAGILTIFYLKKLYQNEIMKRKIKRHK; encoded by the coding sequence ATGGATATTGCAAAAAAAGTGAAATTAGAGAATAAGATGGGGACAATGCCAATTAATAAACTTATAATTAATATGTCGTTGCCACTTATTACTTCGATGTTTGTACAGGCATTTTATAATATTGTGGACAGTCTTTTTGTGGCTAGAATTAATGAAGAGGCACTTACTGCAGTTTCAATGTCGTTTCCTGCTCAGAATCTGATGATTTCGGCGGGGACTGGAGTTGGTGTAGGGATAACGGCTTTGATTGCGAGATATTTGGGAGCAAAAGATGAAAAAGGTGTAACACGGGTTGTGCATAATGGGATATTTTTAGGAATTTTGAATTCTATTTTGTTTGCTATTTTTGGGCTATTTTTTGCGAAATTTTATTTTGAGTTTCAAAAGGCTTCAGGACTTATTGAAACTTATGGAATTCAGTATTTGAGTATTTGTTCGATTTTTGCCTTTTCGATTATTTTGGAAATTACTTTTGAGAGAATGCTGATTGCGTCGGGGAAAACGATTTATACAATGATTACGCAAAGTACAGGAGCGATTATAAATATTATATTTGATCCGATTTTTATTTTTGGACTTTTAGGATTTCCAAAAATGGGGATTATTGGTGCGGCTGTGGCTACGATTGTTGGACAGACTGTTGCAATGCTAATGGCTTTGTATTTTAATATTAAGAAAAATCACGAAGTTCGTTTTGCTATCAAAAAGTTTGCGGTGCATTTTAAGACGATTGCGAATATTTATGAAATTGGTTTTCCATCAATAGTTATGCAGTCTGCGGCATCATTTATGATATTTCAGTTAAATAATCTTTTGGCTTCATTTTCAACGACAGCGACGGCTGTACTTGGAGTTTATTTTAAGTTGCAAAGTTTTGTTGTTTTACCCGTTTTTGGGCTAAACAATTCGGTTATTTCAATTGTTTCGTACAATTATGGTGCTGGGAAAATAAAAAGGCTTTTGAAAGCTGTGAAATTGGCAAATATTTATGCATTTGGTATTATGTTTGCTGGATTTGTTCTTTGTCAAACTTTGCCTGTTCCAATTCTTAAATTGTTTGATGCTTCAGATAATATGCTTTCAATTGGGATTCCTGCACTTAGAATAATTAGTTTTGCGTTTTTGATAGCACCGTTTTCGATTGTTTCAAGTGGGACATTTCAAGCTTTGGGTAAAGGTATATTTAGCCTTATTGTTTCATTAATTCGTCAATTGATTGTTATTCTTCCACTTTCATATTTACTTGCTGGAATAATGGGAATTAACGGAGTTTGGATTGCTTTTCCAATGGCAGAAATTGTAGCTGGAATTTTGACAATTTTTTATCTGAAAAAACTTTATCAAAATGAGATTATGAAAAGAAAAATTAAACGACATAAATAA